The genomic region CAGAAAACGCGGCAGCGGCAGCAATCGCCACAGACAAAATAACCTTGCTGATTTTTACAATATTCATTTTACTCTCCTATTTTTTGCACGCGAAAGATAGGATTGGCAAGAGTTATCAGCAAGATATATTTAACTATAGCGCTTTATAGGGTTTTTCTATATATATTTTGTGCAAAAAGCTTTACGCTTGTTTCCAATGCTTTAGTTGCGAGAGGTGTTTGTCGAAAAAGGCACGGCGTTCTGCGTCGGAAGTATTGTCGGGATTGGGCATGTGCGAAAGCAGAAAATCGAGGAGGACCGACTTGTCGTTGTAAACAAACTTACCGTCGGTATAGCACCACTTGCAATAATCTTCGTTGAATTCGCCGCTGGGTTCACGGCTGATCATGGAATCTTCGCTGAGAGGCATTCCGCAGCATTGGCAGAAGAGTTGGCGCGGAGCGCCGAGCAACGTGTTGATGGACTCGTCGAATTCACGGGAGATGACTTTGAGCATTTCGGTATTCGGCTGGGTTTCGCCAGTTTCCCAGCGGCTCACAGCCTGGCGCGTTACATGCAAGCGTTCTGCCATCTGGTCCTGGGTCAGGTTTTGATTCGAGCGCAACTTAAGCAAAACTTCTCGTACTTCCATAATATTCTCCTTTTGCAAATAAAATATTTTTAATCGTTTATCATTTCTTTTGACGAGTATAATATAGAACCAAGCTATAGCAAAAACAAGCAAC from uncultured Fibrobacter sp. harbors:
- a CDS encoding zinc ribbon domain-containing protein yields the protein MEVREVLLKLRSNQNLTQDQMAERLHVTRQAVSRWETGETQPNTEMLKVISREFDESINTLLGAPRQLFCQCCGMPLSEDSMISREPSGEFNEDYCKWCYTDGKFVYNDKSVLLDFLLSHMPNPDNTSDAERRAFFDKHLSQLKHWKQA